In Pelosinus sp. UFO1, one genomic interval encodes:
- the ylxM gene encoding YlxM family DNA-binding protein codes for MLDKVLHIIALFDFYGALLTDKQRLSMEMHYLNDLSLAEIADELGVTRQAVHDILKRAEQVLIDYEDKLKFVERHQREQQTIQHIYQLIGELPKEIRQLPKLYLAVQELNCLLDYSKEV; via the coding sequence TTGTTAGATAAAGTTTTGCATATTATAGCGCTGTTCGATTTTTACGGTGCCTTATTGACTGATAAACAACGTCTTTCTATGGAAATGCATTATCTCAATGATTTATCGCTGGCTGAGATCGCTGATGAACTGGGGGTAACTAGACAAGCAGTTCATGATATATTAAAAAGGGCAGAACAAGTTCTTATTGATTATGAAGATAAATTGAAGTTTGTTGAGCGGCATCAACGTGAACAACAAACTATACAACATATATATCAATTGATAGGTGAATTGCCAAAAGAAATACGGCAATTGCCTAAGTTATATTTAGCAGTGCAAGAGTTGAATTGTTTGTTAGACTATTCAAAAGAGGTGTAG
- the ffh gene encoding signal recognition particle protein, with product MVFEGLADKLQNTFKKLRGRGKLSEADINDAMREVRMALLEADVNFKVVKDFIAKIKEQAIGQEVMQSLTPAQFVVKIVNDELTALMGGTQSRITVSSRPPTVIMLVGLQGAGKTTTAGKLAHLLKKQSKRPMLVAADIYRPAAIKQLQVLGGQLDIPVFTLEDSKDAVLIAQKAIEYANSYARDTVIIDTAGRLHINEDLMQELKSIKTTVKPHEILLVVDAMTGQDSVTVAESFNKDLGLDGVILTKLDGDARGGAALSIKAVTGCPIKFAGMGEKLDALEVFHPDRMASRILGMGDVLSLIEKAGASIDLEQAKEMEKKFRKEDFNLDDFLTQLQQVRKLGPLDQILGMLPGMGDLKKLKDVEIDEKELTRTEAIIRSMTKKERRDASLINGSRRKRIAIGSGTRVQDVNKLLKQFAEAKKMMKRFQDMQKGGKKSFGGFKLPFMQK from the coding sequence ATGGTTTTTGAAGGGTTAGCCGATAAGTTACAAAATACTTTTAAAAAATTGCGTGGTAGAGGCAAATTATCAGAAGCTGATATTAACGATGCAATGCGTGAAGTACGGATGGCGCTATTAGAAGCGGATGTTAACTTCAAAGTTGTAAAAGATTTTATTGCTAAGATAAAAGAGCAGGCTATTGGACAAGAGGTCATGCAAAGTCTTACACCAGCTCAATTCGTAGTGAAAATTGTAAATGATGAATTGACTGCTCTGATGGGTGGAACACAAAGTCGTATAACAGTTTCCTCTAGACCGCCAACTGTCATTATGTTAGTTGGGTTGCAAGGTGCTGGCAAGACAACTACAGCTGGTAAATTAGCTCATTTGCTTAAAAAGCAAAGTAAGCGTCCAATGTTAGTAGCTGCTGATATATATCGTCCTGCTGCTATAAAGCAGTTACAGGTTTTAGGTGGACAGCTCGATATACCCGTTTTTACTCTTGAAGATTCCAAAGATGCTGTTCTGATTGCCCAAAAGGCAATCGAATACGCTAATTCCTATGCTCGGGATACTGTCATTATTGATACTGCTGGTCGATTACACATTAATGAAGACTTGATGCAGGAACTAAAATCAATAAAAACAACTGTTAAGCCACACGAAATACTTTTGGTTGTTGATGCAATGACAGGACAAGATTCTGTTACTGTAGCGGAATCTTTTAATAAAGATCTAGGCCTAGATGGGGTTATTTTAACAAAACTTGATGGGGATGCGCGCGGTGGTGCGGCCCTATCAATTAAAGCTGTTACTGGTTGTCCTATTAAATTTGCCGGTATGGGTGAAAAGCTTGATGCTCTTGAAGTATTTCATCCTGATCGAATGGCATCCCGTATTTTGGGCATGGGAGATGTGCTTAGCTTAATTGAAAAAGCTGGTGCTTCCATTGATTTGGAACAAGCCAAAGAAATGGAGAAAAAATTTCGTAAAGAAGATTTTAATCTAGATGATTTCTTAACTCAATTACAGCAAGTACGTAAGTTAGGCCCCTTAGATCAAATCTTAGGCATGCTACCTGGCATGGGGGATTTAAAAAAATTAAAAGATGTAGAAATTGATGAAAAAGAATTAACACGTACGGAAGCCATTATACGTTCTATGACGAAAAAAGAGCGTCGAGATGCTTCTTTGATAAATGGCAGTCGTCGCAAACGTATTGCTATTGGTAGTGGAACTAGAGTACAAGATGTGAACAAATTACTCAAACAATTTGCAGAGGCAAAAAAAATGATGAAACGTTTTCAAGATATGCAAAAAGGCGGTAAAAAATCCTTTGGTGGTTTTAAATTGCCTTTCATGCAAAAATAG
- the rpsP gene encoding 30S ribosomal protein S16, translating into MAVKIRLMRMGAKKNPFYRVVVADSRAPRDGRSIETLGHYDSTVEPAIVKIDEDKAISWMQKGAQPTDTVKALFSKAGIMKKWDELKRTKKEA; encoded by the coding sequence GTGGCAGTAAAAATTCGTTTAATGCGTATGGGTGCGAAGAAAAACCCTTTCTACCGTGTGGTTGTGGCTGATTCCCGCGCTCCTCGTGATGGACGTTCTATCGAAACTTTAGGACATTATGATTCCACTGTTGAACCTGCAATTGTTAAAATTGATGAAGATAAAGCCATCAGTTGGATGCAAAAAGGTGCACAACCTACTGATACCGTTAAAGCTCTTTTCAGTAAGGCTGGTATCATGAAAAAATGGGATGAACTAAAGCGTACAAAGAAAGAGGCGTAA
- a CDS encoding KH domain-containing protein: MKDLVGVIAKALVKNQEQVSVTESVDADTTIYELHVASEDMGKVIGKQGRIAKAMRTVVKAAATRENKKIMIEII, encoded by the coding sequence ATGAAAGATTTAGTTGGGGTTATCGCCAAAGCATTAGTTAAAAACCAGGAGCAAGTTAGTGTCACCGAATCCGTTGATGCTGACACCACTATTTATGAGTTGCATGTAGCCTCTGAAGATATGGGGAAAGTTATTGGCAAGCAAGGTCGTATTGCTAAAGCAATGCGGACGGTTGTCAAAGCAGCAGCTACTCGTGAAAACAAGAAAATAATGATAGAAATAATTTAG
- a CDS encoding YlqD family protein — MDSITLKCPVTIKAKVTEELKKNLAAEIQENIRKADIELQQIEFHAKRMLNEQAMADAQGLTALRQQIDGETQKRLEYKNHMTEKLKETAQLELGAEIAQGTLEQIVTVKVGDDLHKFMNAEILLEDGKVIAFRN, encoded by the coding sequence ATGGATAGTATTACATTAAAGTGTCCAGTAACCATTAAGGCTAAAGTTACAGAAGAACTCAAAAAGAATTTGGCAGCTGAAATTCAAGAAAACATACGCAAAGCAGATATTGAATTGCAACAAATTGAATTTCATGCAAAACGTATGCTAAATGAACAAGCCATGGCAGATGCGCAAGGCCTTACTGCACTTCGCCAACAAATTGATGGTGAAACCCAAAAACGTCTTGAGTACAAAAACCATATGACAGAAAAGCTAAAAGAAACAGCTCAATTGGAACTTGGTGCAGAAATTGCTCAAGGAACCTTAGAACAAATCGTTACAGTAAAAGTTGGCGATGATTTACATAAGTTTATGAATGCTGAAATTTTGCTAGAAGATGGCAAAGTTATCGCTTTTAGAAACTAA
- the rimM gene encoding ribosome maturation factor RimM (Essential for efficient processing of 16S rRNA), with protein MMDNMIVIGKIGAPQGVRGEVRVTPLTDFPERFRELKTALLDDGTSLPIESVRYHQQFVLLKFRGMDNRNDIEHLRGKLIKVERKDLVELPAGHYYIFDIVGLEVYTEEEEYLGKVTDVLETGSNDVYIVEQKDKQPLLIPALKSVVLQIDIPSGKMIVKLQEWEE; from the coding sequence ATGATGGATAATATGATTGTAATTGGGAAAATTGGTGCCCCTCAAGGGGTGCGAGGTGAAGTTCGTGTTACACCCTTAACCGATTTTCCGGAGCGATTTCGTGAGCTAAAAACTGCATTACTTGATGATGGAACTAGTTTGCCTATCGAAAGTGTAAGATATCATCAACAATTTGTGTTACTAAAATTCCGTGGAATGGATAATCGAAATGATATTGAACATTTACGAGGGAAATTAATAAAAGTAGAACGTAAGGACTTGGTAGAATTACCAGCTGGCCATTATTATATCTTTGATATTGTTGGTCTAGAAGTATATACCGAGGAAGAAGAGTACCTAGGTAAGGTTACAGATGTTTTGGAGACAGGTAGCAATGATGTCTATATTGTTGAACAAAAGGATAAGCAACCTTTACTAATCCCAGCACTAAAAAGCGTAGTCTTACAAATTGACATTCCTAGTGGAAAAATGATTGTAAAATTACAGGAATGGGAAGAATAA
- the trmD gene encoding tRNA (guanosine(37)-N1)-methyltransferase TrmD, which yields MRIDVVSLFPEMFTGPLGHSIIKRAQEADILKVNVTNPRDFTFDKHNIVDDYPFGGGAGMVMKPEPIFRTVDSIIAASNITNRRVILMCPGGYRLDQAKVKELANYDQLILLCGHYEGIDERVRLHLVDESISIGDYVLTGGELPAMVIVDSVARMLPGVLGSSSSAPEDSFYNGLLEYPQYTRPREFEGMKAPDILLSGDHAKINRWRNKEALKNTLERRPDLLKNKELSPDDAKLLAEIIAEQTGD from the coding sequence ATGCGTATTGATGTTGTATCATTATTTCCTGAAATGTTCACTGGTCCTTTGGGGCATAGTATTATAAAACGAGCACAAGAAGCTGACATTTTAAAGGTCAATGTGACAAATCCACGCGACTTTACTTTTGACAAACACAACATTGTTGATGACTATCCTTTTGGTGGTGGAGCTGGTATGGTAATGAAGCCAGAGCCTATTTTTCGAACTGTAGATAGTATTATTGCAGCAAGCAATATTACAAATCGACGAGTTATTTTAATGTGCCCTGGCGGTTATCGACTTGATCAGGCAAAGGTTAAGGAATTAGCTAATTATGACCAACTTATCTTATTATGTGGACATTATGAAGGCATCGATGAACGAGTTAGATTGCACTTAGTAGACGAAAGTATCTCCATCGGTGACTATGTACTAACAGGTGGCGAACTACCAGCTATGGTAATTGTTGATTCTGTTGCTCGTATGTTACCTGGAGTACTTGGCTCTAGTAGTTCAGCTCCAGAAGATTCTTTTTATAATGGTTTGTTAGAATATCCTCAATATACACGACCAAGGGAATTTGAAGGTATGAAAGCACCAGACATATTATTATCTGGCGACCATGCCAAAATTAACCGCTGGCGCAATAAAGAAGCATTAAAAAATACTCTTGAGCGCCGACCAGATTTACTGAAAAATAAAGAGTTAAGCCCAGATGATGCTAAATTATTAGCAGAAATTATAGCGGAGCAGACTGGAGACTAA
- a CDS encoding RNA methyltransferase — MALPIYLGLVHHPIYNKNNEIITTAITNFDIHDIARTSRTYDIKRYFIIHPHESQTMLAKEIMNYWQHGYGGEYNPDRREAFSVLDIKADIKSAVEYITECEGSKPLIVTTDARTFPNTISYKNMRDQIDLSGRPCLILFGTGWGIEKSVMEEFDYILEPIYGPGDYNHLPVRAAVAIILDRLLGEKWWES, encoded by the coding sequence ATGGCTTTACCAATTTATCTCGGCTTAGTACACCACCCTATTTACAATAAAAATAATGAAATTATCACTACGGCGATTACTAACTTTGATATTCACGATATTGCACGTACTTCCCGGACCTATGATATAAAACGATACTTTATTATTCATCCACACGAAAGCCAAACCATGTTAGCAAAGGAAATAATGAATTACTGGCAACATGGTTATGGTGGAGAATATAACCCGGACCGCCGTGAAGCATTTAGTGTATTAGATATTAAAGCAGATATTAAAAGTGCTGTAGAATATATTACTGAATGTGAAGGTAGCAAACCCCTGATTGTTACTACAGATGCTCGCACCTTCCCAAATACTATCTCATATAAAAACATGAGAGATCAAATTGATCTTAGTGGCAGGCCTTGCCTCATTTTATTTGGGACTGGTTGGGGTATTGAAAAATCAGTAATGGAAGAATTTGATTATATTTTAGAACCAATTTATGGCCCTGGTGATTATAACCACTTGCCAGTACGAGCAGCTGTGGCTATTATTTTGGACCGGTTGTTAGGTGAAAAATGGTGGGAGTCATAA
- the rplS gene encoding 50S ribosomal protein L19, translating to MNMIQALEQEQLRQDIPAFKPGDTVRVHVKVVEGTRERIQVFEGVVIGRSNGGIRETFTVRRVSYNVGVERTFPVHSPRLEKIEVVRKGIVRRAKLYYLRKLKGKAARIRERR from the coding sequence ATGAATATGATTCAAGCATTAGAACAAGAACAATTACGTCAGGATATCCCTGCATTTAAGCCAGGAGATACTGTACGCGTTCATGTAAAAGTTGTCGAGGGTACTCGTGAGCGTATCCAGGTGTTTGAAGGTGTTGTTATTGGTAGAAGTAATGGCGGAATTCGCGAAACATTTACTGTTAGACGTGTTTCTTACAACGTCGGTGTAGAACGTACATTCCCTGTGCATTCCCCACGTTTGGAAAAAATTGAAGTAGTACGTAAAGGTATCGTACGCCGTGCCAAATTATACTATCTGCGTAAACTTAAAGGTAAAGCAGCTCGTATTAGAGAAAGACGGTAA
- the lepB gene encoding signal peptidase I: MSNTNLGEEVKDWVVSILIAVVLAFFIRYFIVELYMVEGPSMRPTLVNSERLVVNKFIYRFKSPEKGDVLVFRYPKDPSRDFIKRVIAVAGDTIEIKEGRVFLNGQLLNETYILEKTRGSYPLSTVPEGHIFVMGDNRNNSEDSRFRDVGFVPLEMIKGKAVMIFWPLDQLKTLP, encoded by the coding sequence GTGAGTAACACTAATTTAGGCGAAGAGGTAAAAGATTGGGTAGTCTCAATTCTTATTGCTGTCGTATTAGCCTTTTTTATCCGATATTTTATTGTTGAACTCTATATGGTAGAGGGTCCATCTATGCGTCCCACCTTAGTGAATAGTGAGCGACTCGTAGTAAATAAGTTTATCTATCGCTTCAAAAGCCCTGAAAAAGGTGATGTATTAGTATTTCGCTACCCCAAAGACCCTAGTCGTGATTTTATCAAGCGGGTTATTGCTGTAGCAGGAGATACTATTGAAATAAAAGAGGGCCGCGTATTTTTGAATGGTCAATTATTAAATGAAACCTATATTCTAGAAAAAACCCGTGGCTCCTATCCTTTGTCTACTGTACCTGAAGGGCATATCTTCGTTATGGGAGATAATCGTAACAATTCGGAAGACAGTCGTTTCCGAGATGTTGGTTTTGTGCCTCTAGAAATGATTAAAGGTAAAGCGGTTATGATATTTTGGCCACTTGATCAATTAAAAACTCTCCCTTAA
- the ylqF gene encoding ribosome biogenesis GTPase YlqF, with product MDDLNINWFPGHMTKALRMIQANLKLVDVVIELLDARIPVSSANPVIHQILEGKPRVVALNKIDLAEPEYTKQWIEYFHSQGLQVVALDSMTGKGTKELVSQVEKLGSLKAAKLVSKGVNARAVRAMILGIPNVGKSSLINRLLGMKAVRTADKPGVTRGKQWITIGKNLELLDTPGVLWPKFEDPEVGFRLAMTGAINDDIYDIEKAMSKMLLFLRENYSQRLIERYNLTSPLPEDSTELLGLIGARRGCLRSGGVIDYEKARRMILNEFRNSKLGVFTLDRPNSERK from the coding sequence ATGGATGATTTGAATATTAACTGGTTTCCTGGACATATGACAAAAGCTCTGCGGATGATCCAGGCAAATCTAAAATTAGTCGATGTAGTTATTGAATTACTGGATGCCCGTATTCCCGTAAGTAGCGCAAATCCAGTCATTCATCAAATACTCGAAGGTAAGCCGCGAGTAGTAGCCTTAAATAAAATTGATTTGGCTGAACCAGAATATACCAAGCAGTGGATAGAATATTTCCACTCCCAAGGTTTACAAGTAGTTGCCTTAGATTCTATGACTGGAAAAGGTACTAAAGAATTAGTCAGCCAAGTAGAAAAGCTAGGTAGTCTAAAAGCTGCAAAATTAGTTTCAAAAGGTGTAAATGCTCGGGCAGTGCGAGCAATGATTTTAGGAATTCCTAATGTCGGTAAGTCATCTCTTATTAATCGTTTACTAGGAATGAAGGCTGTACGTACCGCTGATAAACCAGGTGTCACCCGGGGTAAACAATGGATTACGATTGGCAAAAATTTAGAATTATTAGACACACCAGGTGTATTATGGCCAAAATTTGAAGACCCTGAAGTTGGATTTAGACTGGCTATGACTGGTGCAATCAATGATGATATCTACGATATTGAAAAAGCGATGTCGAAAATGCTTCTATTTTTACGTGAAAATTATAGCCAACGTTTAATTGAACGATACAATTTGACTTCACCATTACCAGAAGATTCAACTGAACTACTAGGCCTTATTGGAGCACGTCGCGGTTGTCTACGTAGCGGTGGAGTCATTGATTATGAGAAGGCTCGGCGTATGATACTTAATGAATTTCGTAACAGCAAATTAGGAGTATTTACTTTAGATCGGCCGAATAGTGAGCGCAAATAA
- a CDS encoding ribonuclease HII — protein sequence MNVEQMTVAQISNILEQNNVSPSMINSLKQDRRVSISRLLEKWQKNQEKTLLEQQRIQGLYEQERKLVSKGYNFIAGVDEAGRGPLAGPLVVGAVILPIGCHIPLINDSKKLSAKQREELYYIIKEVAIGVQHKVIDIDIIDNLNIYKATVFGMYSVINELLPQPQSVLIDAVPLPDLAMHSLSLIGGDAISASIGAASIIAKVERDNLMLEFDKQFPEYGFAKHKGYGTPEHLKALQQYGPCPIHRKSFEPIKSWEKTCL from the coding sequence GTGAATGTAGAACAAATGACGGTAGCACAAATTTCGAATATTCTAGAACAAAATAATGTATCACCTTCTATGATTAACAGTTTAAAACAAGATCGGAGAGTTTCAATATCTCGTTTACTAGAAAAGTGGCAGAAAAACCAAGAGAAAACGTTACTAGAGCAACAGCGCATTCAAGGTCTTTATGAACAGGAACGTAAACTAGTAAGTAAAGGCTATAACTTCATCGCAGGTGTTGATGAAGCAGGCCGTGGTCCTTTAGCAGGTCCATTAGTTGTCGGTGCTGTCATATTGCCAATTGGTTGCCATATACCACTCATCAACGACTCCAAAAAGCTATCTGCGAAGCAACGAGAAGAGTTGTATTACATAATAAAAGAAGTAGCTATTGGAGTACAGCATAAAGTTATCGATATTGATATTATTGACAATTTGAATATTTATAAGGCAACTGTATTTGGCATGTATAGTGTTATTAACGAATTGCTGCCTCAGCCGCAATCTGTATTAATTGATGCTGTACCTTTACCTGATTTAGCAATGCATTCCTTATCGCTAATTGGTGGTGATGCCATAAGCGCCTCCATTGGAGCAGCGTCTATCATTGCTAAAGTAGAACGAGATAATCTCATGTTAGAGTTCGATAAGCAATTCCCTGAGTATGGTTTTGCTAAACATAAGGGTTATGGAACTCCTGAACATTTAAAGGCATTACAACAGTATGGGCCTTGTCCGATTCATCGAAAAAGTTTTGAACCTATTAAGTCTTGGGAGAAAACATGCTTATGA
- a CDS encoding EscU/YscU/HrcU family type III secretion system export apparatus switch protein encodes MSNKETEKPKQAIALTYQNTNGNAPKVVAKGTGFIAERIMSTAKQNSIPVYQNKTLASMLMAVELDREIPPELYQAVAEVLAYIYYIDKKMNKS; translated from the coding sequence ATGAGTAATAAAGAAACAGAAAAACCCAAACAGGCCATTGCTTTAACTTATCAAAATACAAATGGCAATGCTCCCAAGGTAGTAGCAAAAGGCACTGGTTTTATTGCAGAAAGAATTATGTCTACTGCGAAGCAAAATTCGATTCCCGTATATCAAAATAAAACCTTAGCTAGTATGCTAATGGCAGTAGAGTTAGATAGAGAAATCCCGCCCGAGTTATATCAAGCGGTCGCAGAGGTCCTAGCATACATTTATTATATTGATAAAAAAATGAATAAATCCTAA
- a CDS encoding YraN family protein, producing the protein MNTVQTGDIGEQAATDYLLRAGYDIIERKYRSKIGEVDIIARIKNTIVFIEVKTRRNTNYGFPAEAVTYRKQKKIINTALCYLQQIHKSNISCRFDVIEVFLTENNKITYNHITNAFIK; encoded by the coding sequence GTGAATACGGTTCAGACAGGAGATATTGGGGAACAGGCTGCTACAGATTATTTACTTCGAGCTGGATATGATATAATAGAACGAAAATATCGCAGTAAGATTGGCGAAGTAGATATTATTGCCAGAATTAAAAATACCATTGTCTTTATAGAAGTAAAGACGAGGCGTAATACTAACTATGGTTTTCCTGCAGAAGCTGTAACATATCGAAAGCAGAAAAAAATAATTAATACTGCCCTTTGTTATCTTCAACAAATACATAAATCAAATATTTCTTGTCGTTTTGATGTAATCGAAGTCTTTTTAACAGAAAATAATAAAATAACCTATAACCATATTACGAATGCATTTATTAAATAA
- a CDS encoding UbiX family flavin prenyltransferase, translated as MRIIVGITGASGGIYGIRLIEVLKKAGCEIHAVVSEHGCQVLEYECGVTQEMIREKVDFLHDIKNIGACIASGSFKTDAMIVVPCSMRTVASIANGIADNLLIRAADVMLKEGRKLILVPRETPLNAIHLANMLKLSQLGVRIVPASPGFYHRPTTINDLTNMMVGKICDIIDIDHDLFPRWQGE; from the coding sequence ATGCGAATTATAGTTGGCATTACCGGTGCAAGTGGCGGTATTTACGGTATTAGATTAATCGAAGTACTAAAAAAAGCAGGATGTGAAATTCATGCAGTAGTATCAGAACATGGTTGTCAGGTTCTAGAATATGAATGTGGTGTTACGCAAGAGATGATCCGAGAAAAAGTGGATTTTTTGCATGATATAAAAAATATTGGTGCGTGTATTGCCAGCGGGTCTTTCAAAACAGATGCAATGATAGTTGTACCTTGCTCTATGCGAACAGTTGCTAGTATCGCTAATGGAATTGCAGACAATTTGCTAATACGTGCTGCTGATGTAATGCTAAAGGAAGGACGCAAATTGATTCTTGTCCCTAGAGAAACACCTCTTAATGCTATACATTTAGCGAATATGCTCAAATTATCTCAATTGGGTGTTAGGATCGTACCTGCCAGCCCTGGATTTTATCACCGGCCCACTACAATAAACGATCTAACTAATATGATGGTTGGCAAAATTTGTGATATCATTGATATTGACCATGATTTATTTCCTAGATGGCAAGGTGAATAA
- a CDS encoding LysR family transcriptional regulator has translation MDLKNLTTFVTIIHTGSFTAAAQHLGYAQSTITGQIKVLEESLQTCLFERIGRQAKLTTSGKILYRHALALLNIAKQAETEVKNPDTPNGQLLIGAPESLCAEILPALVKEYCQTYPQVDLQLRFDTCQNFRNALRKGTLDIALFLDEPLQDRDLIVYQLFPEPMSLLVSPEHPLSHAGTVLPKDLSGQALLLTEPGCSYRLLFEGMLRQYQITPHSILEISSIEVIRQFAVHGLGITFLSQRAVARELLSGSLIALSWQGPIFNIQAQLAYHRDKWLSPALQAFVDLCHKRLYKM, from the coding sequence TTGGATTTAAAAAACCTCACAACGTTTGTTACTATTATTCATACTGGTAGCTTTACCGCAGCTGCTCAGCACCTCGGCTACGCCCAATCCACTATTACCGGGCAAATTAAAGTTTTGGAAGAGTCATTACAAACTTGCTTATTTGAACGAATAGGGCGCCAAGCTAAACTAACTACTTCCGGTAAAATATTATATCGTCATGCCCTTGCCTTGTTAAACATTGCCAAACAGGCTGAAACAGAAGTAAAAAATCCGGATACACCAAACGGTCAATTATTGATCGGTGCACCTGAATCCTTATGTGCAGAAATTCTTCCTGCTTTAGTCAAAGAATATTGTCAAACTTATCCACAAGTGGACTTGCAACTTCGCTTCGATACTTGTCAAAATTTTCGAAATGCTTTACGTAAAGGGACATTGGATATAGCTTTATTTCTTGATGAACCCTTGCAAGACCGCGATCTCATAGTTTATCAATTATTTCCGGAACCTATGTCTCTTTTGGTGTCCCCAGAACATCCTCTATCCCATGCAGGCACTGTCCTGCCGAAAGATTTGTCTGGGCAAGCACTCCTGCTCACTGAGCCAGGTTGCAGCTATCGTTTACTATTTGAAGGCATGCTGCGGCAATATCAAATAACTCCCCATTCCATTTTGGAGATTAGTAGTATAGAAGTCATTCGCCAATTTGCCGTCCACGGCCTCGGTATTACCTTCTTATCACAACGTGCAGTGGCAAGAGAGTTACTATCCGGTAGTCTAATTGCCCTGAGTTGGCAGGGGCCCATCTTTAATATTCAGGCCCAGTTAGCTTATCATCGTGATAAATGGTTATCACCTGCTTTACAGGCATTTGTTGATTTATGCCACAAACGATTATATAAAATGTAA